The Hymenobacter sp. DG01 genome has a segment encoding these proteins:
- a CDS encoding manganese catalase family protein, which translates to MFYHDRQLQYKVRVDKPNPAFARMLQQAIGGIEGEIRVCLQYLFQAWGSRGPEKYRNMLLETGTEKISHIEMLATAVALNLEGAPTSMQEEFANDKVVGAIMGGMDPRHILSSGMAALAADSNGVPFNGSWVVGSGNIVADMYANVAAETTGRVLATRLWHMTDDPGMKDFLSFLIARDTMHQNQWMAVIEENGGLRAMPVPNSFPQSEEVQGFNYAFVSTYIGSETTEGGRWTQGTSLDGQGEFHVEKAAPLGGIPKLAPPVPGAFAQKEQMTAVDSLIGTAAAKIEGTLSGSGGKPSTES; encoded by the coding sequence ATGTTTTACCACGATAGACAGCTCCAGTACAAAGTTCGCGTCGATAAACCTAATCCTGCATTTGCCCGCATGCTTCAGCAAGCCATTGGCGGCATTGAGGGCGAAATTCGGGTATGTCTGCAGTATCTGTTCCAGGCCTGGGGCAGCCGCGGCCCCGAGAAGTACCGCAACATGCTGCTGGAAACCGGCACCGAGAAAATCAGCCACATTGAAATGCTGGCCACGGCCGTAGCCCTCAATCTGGAGGGCGCCCCCACCAGCATGCAGGAAGAGTTTGCCAACGACAAAGTGGTAGGCGCCATCATGGGCGGCATGGACCCGCGCCACATCCTGTCTTCGGGTATGGCCGCGCTGGCGGCCGATTCCAACGGCGTACCGTTTAATGGCTCGTGGGTGGTAGGCAGCGGCAACATTGTGGCCGACATGTACGCCAACGTAGCCGCCGAAACCACAGGCCGCGTGCTGGCTACCCGCCTTTGGCACATGACCGACGACCCTGGCATGAAGGATTTCCTGTCCTTCCTAATTGCCCGCGACACCATGCACCAAAACCAGTGGATGGCCGTGATTGAGGAAAACGGCGGCCTGCGCGCCATGCCCGTGCCCAACAGCTTCCCGCAGAGCGAGGAAGTACAGGGCTTCAACTACGCTTTCGTGAGCACCTACATTGGGTCGGAAACCACCGAGGGCGGCCGCTGGACCCAGGGCACCTCGCTTGACGGACAAGGTGAGTTCCACGTAGAAAAAGCGGCTCCGCTGGGCGGTATTCCGAAACTAGCGCCACCCGTACCGGGCGCTTTCGCTCAAAAGGAGCAAATGACGGCCGTTGACTCGCTCATCGGCACCGCCGCTGCCAAGATTGAAGGCACGCTGAGCGGTAGCGGCGGCAAGCCTTCGACTGAAAGCTAA
- a CDS encoding DUF779 domain-containing protein, with the protein MSSQPTPRVLVTPAAEATIDLLREENGPLMFHQSGGCCDGSSPMCFAAGEFRVGSNDVWLGQIHGCDFFMSAAQFEYWKHTQLTVDVTKGRGASFSLEIPLGVRFLIRSRLFTEAESANLAPVYDGEEYPLRASAG; encoded by the coding sequence ATGTCCAGTCAACCCACACCCCGCGTCCTCGTTACGCCAGCCGCCGAAGCCACCATCGACCTGCTCCGGGAAGAAAACGGTCCCCTGATGTTTCACCAGAGCGGCGGCTGCTGCGACGGCTCCTCGCCGATGTGCTTTGCGGCGGGCGAGTTTCGGGTGGGGAGCAATGACGTATGGCTGGGCCAGATTCACGGCTGCGACTTCTTCATGAGCGCCGCGCAGTTCGAGTACTGGAAGCACACCCAGCTTACTGTGGATGTCACGAAAGGGCGGGGCGCAAGCTTCTCCCTGGAAATTCCGCTGGGCGTACGGTTCCTGATCCGCTCCCGCCTGTTTACCGAAGCCGAATCGGCAAATCTGGCACCAGTGTATGACGGCGAGGAGTATCCGCTGCGGGCATCGGCAGGCTGA
- a CDS encoding DUF3239 domain-containing protein, protein MASRAVNMEPDMRRVRRYDIYHHRYRNLLKNWGTAGLVLLAGGIALCWFGHPWWGSLPILLSLPVLFIAARLPQTLRGDAYRNGLLIPGIITNLAPLTMLCMTDIRTSSGDEDDEDEGGTVFWGAKEVVIEQLPLHPAQVGEQVPCVSLFGGSDEKGEYYLNFEPRPLAWGTDSVSSIEQARAAIDDEEWLLLPLLAQAYARAEKNEDGIAYFDVDLNPLSVAEAAPAAPEQTS, encoded by the coding sequence GTGGCTTCTCGAGCCGTGAACATGGAGCCTGACATGCGCAGAGTGCGCCGCTACGACATTTACCACCACCGCTACCGCAACCTGCTGAAAAACTGGGGCACCGCCGGGCTGGTGTTGCTGGCGGGCGGCATTGCCTTGTGCTGGTTTGGGCACCCGTGGTGGGGTAGCCTCCCAATTCTACTGTCGTTGCCAGTGCTGTTCATTGCCGCCCGGCTGCCCCAAACGCTCCGGGGCGACGCCTACCGTAACGGGCTGCTTATTCCGGGCATCATCACTAATCTGGCCCCGCTCACCATGCTGTGCATGACTGATATCCGTACCAGCAGCGGCGACGAGGACGACGAGGACGAGGGGGGCACCGTTTTCTGGGGTGCGAAAGAAGTTGTTATCGAACAGCTGCCGCTGCACCCGGCCCAGGTGGGCGAGCAAGTGCCCTGCGTGTCGTTGTTTGGGGGAAGTGATGAGAAAGGCGAGTACTACCTGAACTTTGAGCCCCGCCCCCTGGCCTGGGGTACTGATTCGGTCAGCAGCATCGAGCAGGCACGCGCCGCCATTGACGATGAGGAGTGGCTTTTACTACCCCTGTTGGCCCAGGCCTACGCCCGCGCCGAGAAGAACGAGGATGGCATTGCCTACTTCGATGTTGACCTCAACCCGCTCAGCGTAGCCGAGGCCGCCCCGGCAGCCCCGGAGCAGACAAGCTAG
- a CDS encoding aldehyde dehydrogenase family protein gives METLERPTTLVARPKFKSHYDNFIGGKWVAPVKGQYFDNISPIDGQAFCKVARSSKEDIELALDAAHEAFKTWKHTSATTRSNLLMKIADIMEQNLPHLAAVECVENGKPVRETTLADLPLCIDHFRYFASVIRAEEGSATELNETTLSLNIHEPLGVVGQIIPWNFPLLMATWKLAPALAAGCCVVMKPAEQTPASIMVLMELIQDVLPAGVVNVVNGFGLEAGKPLASSPRIQKVSFTGETTTGRLIMQYASENIIPVTMELGGKSPNIFFKSVMDADDDFLDKAIEGAVMFALNQGEICTCPSRMLVQEDIYDEFIERVIARVKAIKLGNPLDMETMMGAQASNDQFEKILSYLEIGKAEGAEVLCGGDAYQQEDGALAEGYYIQPTMFRGHNKMRIFQEEIFGPVVSVTTFKTVEEAIEIANDTLYGLGAGVWTRDAHELYQVPRAIQAGRVWVNCYHDYPAGAPFGGYKSSGFGRENHKMMLSHYRQNKNMLISYSQQKLGFF, from the coding sequence ATGGAAACCCTCGAAAGACCCACTACCCTCGTTGCCCGGCCCAAGTTCAAGTCGCACTACGACAACTTCATCGGCGGCAAATGGGTAGCGCCTGTTAAAGGGCAGTACTTCGACAATATTTCGCCCATTGATGGGCAGGCTTTCTGTAAGGTGGCCCGCAGCTCCAAAGAAGATATTGAGCTGGCCCTCGACGCGGCGCACGAAGCTTTCAAAACCTGGAAGCACACTTCGGCTACCACCCGCAGCAACCTGCTGATGAAGATTGCCGACATCATGGAGCAGAACCTGCCCCACCTGGCGGCCGTGGAGTGCGTGGAAAATGGCAAGCCCGTCCGGGAAACCACCCTCGCCGACCTGCCTCTGTGCATCGACCACTTCCGCTACTTCGCCAGCGTAATTCGGGCCGAGGAAGGCTCCGCTACCGAGCTGAACGAAACGACCCTTTCCCTGAACATTCATGAGCCGCTGGGGGTAGTGGGTCAGATTATTCCCTGGAACTTCCCGCTGCTGATGGCTACCTGGAAGCTGGCCCCAGCCCTGGCCGCCGGCTGCTGCGTAGTGATGAAGCCCGCCGAGCAAACGCCCGCCTCCATTATGGTACTCATGGAGCTGATTCAGGACGTGCTGCCGGCCGGGGTAGTAAACGTGGTGAATGGTTTTGGGCTGGAAGCCGGCAAGCCGTTGGCCTCGTCGCCGCGCATTCAGAAGGTATCGTTCACGGGCGAAACCACCACGGGTCGCCTGATTATGCAGTACGCCTCCGAAAACATCATCCCCGTGACCATGGAGCTGGGCGGCAAGTCGCCGAACATCTTCTTCAAGAGCGTTATGGATGCCGATGACGACTTCCTGGATAAGGCCATTGAAGGTGCTGTGATGTTTGCCTTGAACCAAGGAGAAATCTGCACCTGCCCCTCGCGCATGCTGGTGCAGGAAGACATTTACGATGAGTTCATCGAGCGGGTCATTGCCCGCGTGAAGGCCATTAAGCTGGGCAACCCCCTGGACATGGAAACCATGATGGGCGCCCAGGCCAGCAACGACCAGTTCGAGAAAATCCTGAGCTACCTGGAAATCGGGAAGGCCGAAGGGGCCGAAGTGCTCTGCGGCGGCGACGCCTACCAGCAGGAAGACGGTGCCCTGGCCGAGGGCTACTACATTCAGCCTACTATGTTCCGGGGCCACAACAAGATGCGCATCTTCCAGGAGGAAATTTTTGGGCCAGTAGTGTCCGTGACGACCTTCAAGACGGTAGAGGAAGCCATTGAAATTGCCAACGACACGCTCTACGGCCTCGGAGCCGGCGTCTGGACCCGCGACGCGCACGAGCTATACCAGGTGCCCCGCGCCATTCAGGCCGGCCGCGTGTGGGTAAACTGCTACCACGATTACCCCGCCGGCGCTCCGTTTGGTGGCTACAAATCGTCAGGCTTCGGGCGCGAAAACCACAAGATGATGCTCTCGCACTACCGCCAGAACAAGAACATGCTCATCAGCTACAGCCAGCAGAAGCTGGGTTTCTTCTAG
- a CDS encoding AraC family transcriptional regulator produces the protein MKVSVTPMPTPTHLPAPIALHQPHQLSTLIENRTVYSLEAFELNVFETHRTAHQVPLSMGQVVLTTMLRGKKVMHLPGRPAFEYLPGESVVVSEKETMVIDFPEANEEQPTQCLAVAIPTETIRQTVDLLNEQQPRAEEHLPWHLDTLDHAHFRNTPELTGTLERLVQLSRDTGRIKDVLAGFTIQEMLVRLMQTQARQLIFQNYKQHATSHRFAAVVQYIKQHLTEQITVEKLSELACMSKATFFRVFKRELGLTPVEYIIQERLAEAKRLLRNPLTSVAEVCFRAGFNNTAYFQKLFKQYEGMTPGLYKRQYGA, from the coding sequence ATGAAAGTTTCCGTAACGCCCATGCCTACCCCCACGCACCTGCCCGCTCCCATTGCCCTGCACCAGCCCCACCAGCTGAGCACGCTGATTGAAAACCGCACGGTGTACTCGCTGGAGGCTTTTGAGCTGAACGTGTTTGAAACCCACCGCACCGCCCACCAGGTGCCCCTGAGCATGGGCCAGGTGGTACTGACGACCATGCTGCGGGGCAAGAAGGTAATGCACCTGCCCGGCCGCCCGGCCTTCGAGTACCTGCCCGGCGAGTCGGTGGTAGTGAGCGAGAAGGAAACCATGGTTATCGATTTTCCGGAGGCCAACGAGGAGCAGCCCACCCAGTGCCTGGCCGTGGCCATCCCCACGGAAACCATCCGGCAAACCGTGGATTTGCTGAACGAGCAGCAGCCCCGCGCCGAAGAGCACCTGCCCTGGCACCTCGACACCCTCGACCACGCCCACTTCCGGAACACGCCTGAGCTGACCGGCACCCTGGAGCGCCTCGTGCAGCTTTCCCGCGACACGGGCCGCATCAAGGATGTGCTGGCGGGCTTTACCATTCAGGAAATGCTGGTGCGCCTCATGCAAACCCAGGCCCGACAGCTCATCTTCCAGAACTATAAGCAGCATGCCACTTCCCACCGGTTTGCGGCCGTGGTGCAGTACATCAAGCAGCACCTGACGGAGCAGATTACCGTGGAAAAGCTCTCGGAGCTGGCCTGCATGAGCAAGGCTACCTTCTTCCGGGTGTTCAAGCGCGAACTGGGCCTGACGCCGGTGGAGTACATTATTCAGGAGCGGCTGGCCGAAGCCAAGCGCCTGCTGCGCAACCCGCTTACCTCTGTGGCTGAGGTGTGTTTCCGGGCCGGCTTCAATAACACGGCTTATTTCCAGAAGCTGTTCAAGCAGTACGAGGGCATGACTCCGGGGCTATATAAGCGGCAGTACGGCGCGTAA
- a CDS encoding MFS transporter: MTEVAAAGFQPVTEDTRPTTPQAPLAPALVWLMAITCGLVVANIYYNQPLLAEIGRTFGLSESNVSLVATITQVGYTLGLLCVVPLGDKRERKGLTLMLLLCAGVCMAGAAVAPTFALLAAASLLIGIFSAVPQLLIPMAASLASDEERGRVVGKVMSGLLIGILLSRTISGYVGAHFGWRTMFWAGAGVMVVLTGILARMLPRNQPQFAGSYGSLLRSLGTLTRELPVLRRSALVGACMFAGFSAFWTTLVFFLESPAYRYGSDVAGLFGLIGASGAFAASFAGKSADTKGADYALNLGILLFLGAYVLLGFGGTHLLGLIAGVIILDIGQQMTHISNQARIFTLRPEARSRLNTVYMTTCFVGASAGSFVGGLAWVRFQWAGVCGVGLAFVVLAYLANRFYGRSEGSAALAG; the protein is encoded by the coding sequence ATGACTGAAGTAGCAGCGGCTGGTTTTCAGCCCGTGACAGAGGACACGCGTCCTACCACTCCACAAGCACCCCTGGCCCCGGCCCTGGTCTGGCTAATGGCCATAACCTGCGGACTGGTAGTGGCCAATATTTATTACAACCAGCCTTTGCTGGCCGAAATTGGCCGCACGTTTGGCCTCTCGGAAAGCAACGTTAGCCTGGTGGCTACCATTACGCAGGTAGGCTACACGCTGGGGTTGTTGTGTGTAGTGCCCCTCGGTGACAAGCGCGAACGGAAAGGCCTGACCCTGATGCTGCTGTTGTGCGCGGGCGTGTGCATGGCAGGCGCCGCCGTGGCCCCCACGTTTGCCCTGCTGGCAGCGGCCAGTCTGCTGATTGGCATTTTTTCGGCCGTACCTCAACTCCTGATTCCCATGGCGGCCTCCCTGGCCAGCGACGAGGAGCGTGGCCGGGTGGTAGGCAAGGTAATGAGCGGCCTGCTGATTGGTATTCTGCTTTCGCGTACTATCAGTGGCTACGTGGGCGCCCATTTTGGCTGGCGTACCATGTTTTGGGCTGGGGCGGGGGTAATGGTGGTGCTCACGGGTATTCTGGCCCGGATGCTGCCCCGCAACCAGCCTCAGTTTGCCGGTAGCTACGGTAGTTTGCTCAGGTCCCTGGGCACCCTAACCCGGGAGCTGCCGGTGCTGCGCCGCTCGGCTCTGGTGGGTGCCTGCATGTTTGCCGGCTTCAGCGCGTTCTGGACTACCCTGGTGTTTTTCCTGGAAAGCCCGGCCTACCGCTACGGCTCCGACGTGGCGGGCTTGTTCGGGCTTATCGGGGCCAGCGGGGCGTTTGCGGCTTCCTTCGCCGGTAAGTCGGCCGATACGAAGGGAGCCGACTACGCCCTCAACCTCGGGATTCTGCTGTTTCTGGGGGCCTATGTGCTGCTGGGTTTCGGAGGCACTCATCTGCTGGGACTGATTGCGGGGGTGATAATTCTGGACATCGGGCAGCAGATGACCCACATTTCCAACCAGGCCCGCATCTTCACCCTGCGCCCCGAGGCCCGCAGCCGCCTCAACACCGTGTACATGACCACCTGCTTTGTCGGGGCTTCCGCGGGTTCCTTCGTGGGTGGCCTGGCCTGGGTGCGCTTTCAGTGGGCGGGCGTGTGCGGCGTAGGGCTGGCGTTTGTGGTTCTGGCTTACCTGGCAAACCGCTTTTACGGCCGGAGCGAGGGTAGCGCGGCCCTGGCGGGATAG